AAATGGGTGTAAGAGTTACACTAAGCAATAGATTTAGAACAGATAGATTGGGAGGATGTGGAACTTTGACAGTAGGGAGGATAAAAGGTGAAAAAGTTTAGTCTTTTCTTTCTTGTATTACTGTTTTTTAGTTGCACTTACGAAAAAAAAGTTAAAGTGCCACAAGATAAAGTAACTCGAATCAGAGCTGTTGGAGAAAGGGCAAGCAAGGAATTAATGAAAGAATTAAAAAGTAATCTTGTGAGAGCTATAAGCAAAAAAGGTACAGAAGGGGCTGTTCTCTTTTGTGCAAAAGAAGCTGAAAAAATAACAAAAATTGTTAACAACAGGCTTGGCAATATAAAGGTAAGTAGAGTTTCTGAAAAGTACAGAAATCCAACAAATAGACCCAGTAAGATTGATGTAGAAGTTTTGAGACTCTTAGAAGAAAAACAAAAAGAAGGTGATCTACCTCCTTTCTACATATCTGCTGTTAAAAAAGGTGGGAAAGTTTTTTACATTTACTATAAACCTTTGATAACTAACCAGTTTTGTTTAAATTGTCACGGTTCTCTCAAAAGTATGGATCCAAAGATTGTTAGGGTAATTAAAGAAAAGTATCCAAATGATAAAGCAGTTAACTATAAAGCAGGAGAGCTTAGAGGAGTTATCAAGGTTGTAATACCGGAAGATGAAATCTAAATAAGGGGGCTAAAATGTTTGTTAAGGAAGGCGAGCTACCGGGCATTGGAAAAAAATACTCTATAAGAACTGAAAGTGGAGATATAATCGTTACTGTTATTCACCATACGGGAAAAAGAGAAATTTACTATTTTGAAGAAGAAAACGAAGAACCGACGGCAGTAATAGAGTTAACAGACGAAGAAGCAAGAACTTTAGGGACTATTTTAGTTGGTGCTCTCTTTCAGCCAACGTCGGATGAAGAAAAGATTGGTTTCTTAATGAAACACCTTGCCTTTGAGTGGATAAAGGTACCAGAGAAATCTTTCTTAACGGGAAGGAGTATTAAAGATTTAGAGATAAGAAAAAAATATGGAGTTATTGTTGTTGCAATAATCAGGGAAGAGAACGTCATAGTATCACCTTCACCTCTCTTTCAGTTTCAACCTGGAGACACTATTGTTGTTGTTGGAACTTTGGAGAATATTAAAAAGTTTGTAAAACTGGTGGAAGAGAAAGAGGAGTAATGGAACACTTCACTACTTTGCTTTCAGGATTTCTCTTTGCATTAACGGTGTCTTACATAATTGCTTCGAGACTGAGGTTTCCAGTAATACCTATTTATATATTAGCTGGTATTGTAGTATCTCTTTTTATTCATTCCCATGAGATTCACATATTTGAAACGTTAGGCGTAATCCTTCTACTTTTTTACATTGGTTTAGAGTTTTCAATAGCAGAACTTCAAAGAAACTTTAA
This DNA window, taken from Desulfurobacteriaceae bacterium, encodes the following:
- a CDS encoding DUF3365 domain-containing protein, with protein sequence MKKFSLFFLVLLFFSCTYEKKVKVPQDKVTRIRAVGERASKELMKELKSNLVRAISKKGTEGAVLFCAKEAEKITKIVNNRLGNIKVSRVSEKYRNPTNRPSKIDVEVLRLLEEKQKEGDLPPFYISAVKKGGKVFYIYYKPLITNQFCLNCHGSLKSMDPKIVRVIKEKYPNDKAVNYKAGELRGVIKVVIPEDEI
- a CDS encoding cation:proton antiporter regulatory subunit, coding for MFVKEGELPGIGKKYSIRTESGDIIVTVIHHTGKREIYYFEEENEEPTAVIELTDEEARTLGTILVGALFQPTSDEEKIGFLMKHLAFEWIKVPEKSFLTGRSIKDLEIRKKYGVIVVAIIREENVIVSPSPLFQFQPGDTIVVVGTLENIKKFVKLVEEKEE